One segment of Streptomyces bathyalis DNA contains the following:
- the trxB gene encoding thioredoxin-disulfide reductase, translating to MSDVRNVIIIGSGPAGYTAALYTARASLKPLVFEGSVTAGGALMNTTEVENYPGFTDGIMGPELMDQMRGQAERFGAELIPDDVTAIDFSGQIKTVTDSAGTVHRARTVIVSTGSAYRSLGLPREEELSGRGVSYCATCDGFFFRNQNIAVVGGGDTAMEEATFLSRFADSVTVIHRRDALRASKAMQERAFADPKITFAWDSAVETIHEKDGKLAGLTLRNTKTGATSELPVTGLFVAIGHDPRVELFKDVLTLDDEGYVQVDSPSTRTNVPGVFAAGDVVDHTYRQAVTAAGTGCSAALDAERYLAAQLDGAHSDHVAEPEKAEEAQEAAEAEAAAL from the coding sequence GTGAGCGACGTCCGTAACGTGATCATCATCGGCTCAGGGCCCGCCGGCTACACCGCCGCGCTCTACACAGCGCGGGCATCACTGAAGCCGCTGGTCTTCGAGGGGTCCGTCACAGCGGGCGGTGCGCTGATGAACACCACCGAGGTCGAGAACTATCCGGGCTTCACGGACGGGATCATGGGCCCGGAGCTCATGGACCAGATGCGCGGCCAGGCGGAGCGCTTCGGGGCCGAGCTGATCCCGGACGACGTGACCGCCATCGACTTCTCCGGCCAGATCAAGACCGTCACCGACTCGGCGGGCACGGTGCACCGCGCCCGGACCGTGATCGTCTCCACCGGTTCCGCCTATCGCTCGCTGGGGCTGCCCCGCGAGGAGGAGCTGTCCGGTCGTGGCGTCTCCTACTGCGCCACGTGTGACGGCTTCTTCTTCCGCAATCAGAACATCGCCGTCGTGGGCGGCGGAGACACGGCCATGGAAGAGGCGACGTTCCTCTCCCGCTTCGCCGACTCCGTCACCGTCATCCACCGGCGCGACGCGCTCCGCGCCTCCAAGGCGATGCAGGAGCGCGCCTTCGCCGACCCGAAGATCACCTTCGCCTGGGACAGCGCGGTCGAGACGATCCACGAGAAGGACGGCAAGCTGGCCGGCCTGACGCTCCGGAACACCAAGACCGGTGCCACGTCCGAACTCCCGGTGACGGGGCTCTTCGTCGCGATCGGCCACGACCCCCGCGTCGAGCTGTTCAAGGACGTGCTCACTCTGGACGACGAGGGCTACGTGCAGGTCGACTCCCCCTCGACCCGTACCAACGTGCCGGGCGTCTTCGCCGCGGGCGACGTCGTGGACCACACGTACCGGCAGGCAGTCACTGCGGCCGGCACCGGGTGCTCCGCCGCCCTGGACGCCGAGCGATACCTCGCCGCCCAGCTCGACGGCGCCCACAGCGACCACGTCGCCGAGCCCGAGAAGGCCGAAGAGGCCCAGGAGGCCGCGGAGGCAGAGGCCGCGGCGCTCTGA
- the sigM gene encoding RNA polymerase sigma factor SigM has product MSDDSGGKGMRRRPRHGRGGAGAGERQARPPVPAQDRGPDAPDDKTLLARHVDGDPEAFGELVRRHRDRLWAVAIRTLGDREEAADAVQDALISAYRAAHTFRGQSAVTTWLHRITVNACLDRARKAASRRTQLTDDTERLDLLLEPHESAALPAERQDLNRQLVDALSQLPAEQRAALVLVDMQGYPVAEAAEVLGIAVGTVKSRCARGRARLLPLVTHLRPEGVEREKPQREGRRNRTREPSVPPSEGITQRPGAVKGGGEHA; this is encoded by the coding sequence GTGAGCGACGACAGCGGGGGCAAGGGAATGCGCCGCCGCCCCAGACATGGCCGCGGCGGAGCCGGCGCGGGCGAGAGACAGGCACGGCCGCCCGTCCCCGCCCAGGATCGCGGCCCTGACGCACCGGACGACAAGACGCTCCTCGCGCGGCACGTCGACGGCGACCCCGAAGCCTTCGGCGAGCTCGTACGACGCCACCGCGACCGGCTCTGGGCGGTGGCGATACGCACCCTCGGCGACCGGGAAGAGGCCGCCGACGCTGTGCAGGACGCTCTGATCTCCGCGTACCGGGCCGCACACACCTTCCGCGGGCAGTCCGCCGTCACGACCTGGCTGCATCGCATCACCGTCAACGCCTGCCTCGACCGCGCACGCAAGGCCGCCTCGCGCCGCACTCAGCTCACGGACGACACCGAGCGCCTGGATCTGCTCCTCGAACCGCACGAGTCCGCGGCACTGCCCGCCGAGCGCCAAGACCTCAACCGGCAACTCGTGGACGCGCTCTCCCAACTCCCCGCGGAACAACGGGCGGCCCTCGTTCTCGTGGACATGCAGGGGTACCCGGTCGCCGAGGCCGCCGAAGTTCTGGGAATCGCCGTCGGCACCGTGAAGAGCCGCTGCGCCCGTGGACGGGCCCGACTGCTGCCCCTCGTCACCCATCTACGTCCGGAAGGCGTGGAGCGGGAGAAGCCACAGCGAGAGGGGAGAAGGAACCGGACCCGCGAGCCATCCGTCCCACCCTCGGAAGGCATCACGCAACGCCCCGGAGCCGTGAAGGGAGGAGGAGAGCACGCATGA
- the trxA gene encoding thioredoxin: protein MAGATVTATDADFEEVVLKSDKPVLVDFWAAWCGPCRQIAPSLEAIAEENSDKLTVVKLNIDENPAVAAKYGIMSIPTMNVYKGGEVVKTIVGAKPRAAIEKDLAEFIG from the coding sequence ATGGCCGGTGCCACCGTGACCGCGACCGATGCCGACTTCGAAGAGGTCGTGCTCAAGAGCGACAAGCCTGTGCTCGTCGACTTCTGGGCCGCCTGGTGCGGTCCGTGCCGTCAGATCGCCCCTTCCCTGGAGGCCATCGCGGAAGAGAACAGCGACAAGCTCACCGTCGTGAAGCTCAACATCGATGAGAACCCGGCTGTCGCCGCCAAGTACGGGATCATGTCCATCCCGACGATGAACGTCTACAAGGGCGGCGAGGTCGTGAAGACCATCGTCGGCGCGAAGCCGCGTGCGGCGATCGAGAAGGACCTCGCCGAGTTCATCGGCTGA